Proteins from a single region of Leptolyngbya sp. CCY15150:
- a CDS encoding DUF433 domain-containing protein: MDYQDIITIEPGKRSGKPCIRGMRITVYDILEYLAGGMTEAEILEDFSELTSEDIKACLAFAADRDKKLFVASL; this comes from the coding sequence CATTACGATTGAGCCTGGAAAACGCAGTGGCAAGCCCTGTATTCGAGGAATGCGGATTACCGTCTACGACATTTTAGAATATCTGGCAGGTGGAATGACTGAGGCAGAAATTCTGGAGGATTTCTCAGAACTTACCTCAGAAGATATTAAAGCTTGCCTTGCTTTTGCAGCCGATCGCGATAAAAAGTTGTTTGTGGCGTCGCTGTGA